Proteins encoded together in one Bombus vancouverensis nearcticus chromosome 14, iyBomVanc1_principal, whole genome shotgun sequence window:
- the Pop5 gene encoding POP5 ribonuclease P/MRP subunit, protein MVRFKNRYIIFEITVGDKSNKPLQLKTTILHNVIQQKVQQLYGDFGVAAIKAGFSAKYCNIHTKIALVKTRHGPHKFLLKAIPIINDIAGRLVSVKILYVGATLKHCFLFIKRYQQQKLEKVWNTLKTETERKNMENALMTLTPAMKDCT, encoded by the exons ATGGTTCGCTTTAAAAACag ATacataatatttgaaataactGTTGGTGATAAATCTAACAAGCCTCTACAATTAAAAACTACGATTTTGCATAATGTTATTCAACAAAAAGTACAACAGTTGTACGGTGATTTTGGAGTTGCTGCGATAAAAGCTGGTTTTAGTG CAAAGTATTGCAATATACATACAAAAATTGCATTAGTGAAAACTAGACATGGCCCGCACAAATTTTTACTGAAGGCTATCCCAATCATAAATGACATAGCAGGACGTTTAGTATCAGTAAAAATACTTTACGTGGGTGCAACATTGAAACATTGTTTCCTCTTTATCAAA AGATATCAACAACAAAAGCTGGAAAAAGTATGGAATACTCTTAAAACCGAAACAGAACGGAAAAATATGGAGAACGCTTTAATGACGCTAACTCCAGCCATGAAAGACTGTACATAA
- the LOC117156250 gene encoding uncharacterized protein LOC117156250 isoform X2 translates to MKNVRVKARQCLERFGDQGGYFDVVVRPMLQQGHEGELCGWLKEMSLIRTVSTCPHPDCKGRSLAWNQARIVDKYSWSCPNCTRKQSIRENSFFVGVKCDLKMCLQLILGWCQMIPSELTANYLEIKKHVVKKVYERCDEVSENYVASHPEDWVLGGQSAILVVDEFPNGYMTESPSDITIAKKRNNNSHTILCIAEINTIPTRMWLHMIEAFPEPVKVDKSQGDVDKCKIVNEALKEIAKHSAPGSYIVANNRARCCNFESLQELEQYKVISVEQLQKFDPPGKNKLFNNLETIWQCGIEICEEIQETTHTLGQRIIAKHLWRQRFVYSRLNTKNEKRFIKEVIFH, encoded by the exons ATGAAGAACGTAAGAGTCAAAGCGAG acAATGTTTGGAGAGATTTGGAGATCAAGGAGGATATTTTGACGTTGTGGTTAGACCAATGTTGCAACAGGGACACGAAGGAGAATTATGCGGATGGTTAAAAGAAATGAGTTTAATTAGGACTGTTTCTACCTGTCCACATCCTGATTGTAAAGGCAGGAGTTTAGCTTGGAATCAAGCAAGAATTGTAGATAAATATAGTTGGTCGTGTCCCAATTGTACAAGGAAACAGTCTATTAGAGAAAATTCTTTTTTTGTTGGAGTCAAATGTGACCTGAAAATGTGCCTTCAACTGATATTAGGATGGTGTCAAATGATACCTAGTGAACTTACTGCCAATTATCTAG aaataaaGAAACACGTAGTTAAGAAAGTATATGAAAGATGTGATGAGGTTTCTGAAAATTATGTAGCAAGTCATCCAGAGGACTGGGTTCTAGGAGGTCAAAGTGCAATATTAGTTGTGGATGAATTTCCTAATGGTTACATGACTGAGAGTCCTTCTGATATAACTATTGCTAAGAAACGCAACAATAATTCTCATACCATATTGTGCATAGCAGAAATAAATACAATACCAACTAGAATGTGGCTTCACATGATTGAAGCATTTCCAGAG CCAGTAAAAGTAGACAAATCACAAGGTGATGTTGACAAATGCAAAATTGTTAATGAAGCTTTAAAAGAAATTGCTAAGCACAGTGCTCCTGGCAGCTATATTGTAGCGAATAATCGAGCTCGTTGTTGCAATTTTGAATCATTGCAAGAATTAGAACAGTATAAGGTAATTAGTGTAGAACAACTCCAAAAGTTTGACCCACCAGGGAAAAATaaactttttaataatttag AAACGATTTGGCAATGTGGCATCGAGATTTGTGAAGAAATTCAAGAAACAACACATACTCTAGGACAGCGTATAATAGCGAAGCATTTATGGAGGCAAAGATTTG TTTATTCTAGATTAAATACGAAGAACGAAAAGCGATTTATCAAagaagttatttttcattaa
- the LOC117156234 gene encoding FGGY carbohydrate kinase domain-containing protein: MDYYVGVDVGTGSARAALVSSTGKILKMTTCPLEIFHPAPNFYEQSSDNIWSAVCHVVKSVVADISAEYVRGIGFAATCSLVAIDKTGSPVTVSPTGEDKQNVILWMDHRAQKEADFINEQNHEMLQYVGGKVSLEMQTPKMLWLKNNLPSSWNRAALLFDLPDFLTWKATGSESRSLCSLVCKWNYSAGPDGNNKWVEEFFEQIHLKDLKKDNWRKIGNDVRTPGHRVDQGLSTKAASELGLLKRTAVGTSLIDAHAGGLGMIGCHVPGVSPKLQSRLALICGTSTCHMIVNEKKLFVSGVWGPYFSAMVPGMWLSEGGQSATGKLLDHIIDTHPATPGILKSLGGNKHIQEYLSELLQTIADQKNLENVSYLTKDIHIWPDFHGNRSPLADPALKGMISGLNLSVDHENLALLYLATIQALTYGTKYILETLEAAGHKIETLLVCGGLSQNPLFIQIQADVLGLPVLCPIEKESVLIGAAILGSYAAGSFNTVYDATQTMGGSANIVKPKNECYKYHLQKYRVFRRMVQDQKDYRDIMSKEFL; encoded by the exons ATGGATTACTATGTGGGTGTTGATGTAGGAACAGGAAGTGCTCGAGCTGCTCTAGTGTCTTCTACAGGAAAGATATTGAAAATGACGACATGCCCACTTGAAATTTTCCACCCTGCTCCTAATTTTTATGAACAGTCATCTGATAATATTTGGAGTGCAGTCTGCCATGTAGTAAAG tCAGTTGTAGCTGATATCTCTGCAGAATATGTACGGGGTATTGGCTTTGCTGCTACTTGTTCATTGGTAGCAATTGACAAAACAGGATCACCAGTCACAGTTAGTCCAACAG GTGAAGATAAACAGAATGTTATATTATGGATGGACCATAGAGCACAGAAAGAAGCTGATTTTATAAATGAACAAAATCACGAGATGCTTCAGTATGTAGGTGGGAAAGTATCGTTAGAGATGCAAACACCCAAAATGTTATGGCTCAAAAATAATCTACCTTCATCTTGGAACCGCGCAGCACTGCTATTTGATCTGCCTGATTTCTTAACCTGGAAGGCTACAGGTTCTGAATCAAG ATCTCTATGCTCTTTAGTATGCAAGTGGAACTACAGCGCTGGTCCTGATGGTAACAATAAATGGGTTGAAGAATTCTTTGAACAAATTCACTTAAAAGATCTTAAGAAAGATAATTGGAGGAAAATAG GTAATGATGTGAGGACTCCGGGCCATCGGGTTGACCAAGGATTGTCGACAAAGGCTGCTTCTGAATTGGGACTCCTAAAACGAACAGCTGTGGGAACATCCCTTATTGATGCACATGCTGGAGGGCTCGGTATGATAGGCTGTCATGTACCCGGTGTATCCCCTAAATTACAAAGTAGATTAG CATTAATTTGTGGCACATCAACTTGCCATATGATAGTTAATGAGAAGAAACTTTTTGTTAGTGGCGTCTGGGGGCCATATTTCAGTGCCATGGTTCCAGGAATGTGGTTGAGTGAAGGAGGGCAAAGTGCAACTGGAAAATTGCTCGACCATATAATTGATACCCATCCCGCAACGCCAGGGATTTTGAAAAGCTTAGGTGGCAATAA ACACATACAggaatatttgtctgaattattGCAAACGATAGCTGATCAAAAGAATTTGGAAAATGTTTCATACTTAACAAAAGATATTCATATATGGCCTGACTTTCACGGAAATCGATCCCCTTTAGCTGATCCGGCTCTGAAAGGGATG ATTTCAGGACTCAATCTATCCGTTGATCATGAAAACTTGGCACTATTATACTTGGCAACGATACAAGCTTTAAcg TATGGTACGAAGTATATTTTGGAAACGTTAGAAGCTGCCGGCCACAAAATAGAGACTTTATTAGTTTGCGGTGGTCTAAGCCAAAATCCACTATTTATCCAAATACAGGCGGATGTATTAGGTTTACCTGTACTGTGTCCTATAGAAAAGGAATCAGTACTGATAGGAGCTGCGATTCTTGGATCTTATGCAGCTGGGAGTTTCAATACAGTATATGATGCTACACAAACAATGGGAGGATCTGCAAACATTGTTAAACCTAAAAACGAATGCTACAA GTATCATCTTCAAAAATATCGAGTATTTCGGAGAATGGTACAAGATCAAAAAGATTACAGAGATATTATGAGCAAAGAATTTTTATAA
- the LOC117156250 gene encoding uncharacterized protein LOC117156250 isoform X3, with protein MKNVRVKARQCLERFGDQGGYFDVVVRPMLQQGHEGELCGWLKEMSLIRTVSTCPHPDCKGRSLAWNQARIVDKYSWSCPNCTRKQSIRENSFFVGVKCDLKMCLQLILGWCQMIPSELTANYLEIKKHVVKKVYERCDEVSENYVASHPEDWVLGGQSAILVVDEFPNGYMTESPSDITIAKKRNNNSHTILCIAEINTIPTRMWLHMIEAFPEPVKVDKSQGDVDKCKIVNEALKEIAKHSAPGSYIVANNRARCCNFESLQELEQYKVISVEQLQKFDPPGKNKLFNNLETIWQCGIEICEEIQETTHTLGQRIIAKHLWRQRFGDTPGT; from the exons ATGAAGAACGTAAGAGTCAAAGCGAG acAATGTTTGGAGAGATTTGGAGATCAAGGAGGATATTTTGACGTTGTGGTTAGACCAATGTTGCAACAGGGACACGAAGGAGAATTATGCGGATGGTTAAAAGAAATGAGTTTAATTAGGACTGTTTCTACCTGTCCACATCCTGATTGTAAAGGCAGGAGTTTAGCTTGGAATCAAGCAAGAATTGTAGATAAATATAGTTGGTCGTGTCCCAATTGTACAAGGAAACAGTCTATTAGAGAAAATTCTTTTTTTGTTGGAGTCAAATGTGACCTGAAAATGTGCCTTCAACTGATATTAGGATGGTGTCAAATGATACCTAGTGAACTTACTGCCAATTATCTAG aaataaaGAAACACGTAGTTAAGAAAGTATATGAAAGATGTGATGAGGTTTCTGAAAATTATGTAGCAAGTCATCCAGAGGACTGGGTTCTAGGAGGTCAAAGTGCAATATTAGTTGTGGATGAATTTCCTAATGGTTACATGACTGAGAGTCCTTCTGATATAACTATTGCTAAGAAACGCAACAATAATTCTCATACCATATTGTGCATAGCAGAAATAAATACAATACCAACTAGAATGTGGCTTCACATGATTGAAGCATTTCCAGAG CCAGTAAAAGTAGACAAATCACAAGGTGATGTTGACAAATGCAAAATTGTTAATGAAGCTTTAAAAGAAATTGCTAAGCACAGTGCTCCTGGCAGCTATATTGTAGCGAATAATCGAGCTCGTTGTTGCAATTTTGAATCATTGCAAGAATTAGAACAGTATAAGGTAATTAGTGTAGAACAACTCCAAAAGTTTGACCCACCAGGGAAAAATaaactttttaataatttag AAACGATTTGGCAATGTGGCATCGAGATTTGTGAAGAAATTCAAGAAACAACACATACTCTAGGACAGCGTATAATAGCGAAGCATTTATGGAGGCAAAGATTTG GGGATACACCGGGTACATGA
- the LOC117156250 gene encoding uncharacterized protein LOC117156250 isoform X4: MLQQGHEGELCGWLKEMSLIRTVSTCPHPDCKGRSLAWNQARIVDKYSWSCPNCTRKQSIRENSFFVGVKCDLKMCLQLILGWCQMIPSELTANYLEIKKHVVKKVYERCDEVSENYVASHPEDWVLGGQSAILVVDEFPNGYMTESPSDITIAKKRNNNSHTILCIAEINTIPTRMWLHMIEAFPEPVKVDKSQGDVDKCKIVNEALKEIAKHSAPGSYIVANNRARCCNFESLQELEQYKVISVEQLQKFDPPGKNKLFNNLETIWQCGIEICEEIQETTHTLGQRIIAKHLWRQRFGTSPSTAFQYMLNHIAEYYRFV, translated from the exons ATGTTGCAACAGGGACACGAAGGAGAATTATGCGGATGGTTAAAAGAAATGAGTTTAATTAGGACTGTTTCTACCTGTCCACATCCTGATTGTAAAGGCAGGAGTTTAGCTTGGAATCAAGCAAGAATTGTAGATAAATATAGTTGGTCGTGTCCCAATTGTACAAGGAAACAGTCTATTAGAGAAAATTCTTTTTTTGTTGGAGTCAAATGTGACCTGAAAATGTGCCTTCAACTGATATTAGGATGGTGTCAAATGATACCTAGTGAACTTACTGCCAATTATCTAG aaataaaGAAACACGTAGTTAAGAAAGTATATGAAAGATGTGATGAGGTTTCTGAAAATTATGTAGCAAGTCATCCAGAGGACTGGGTTCTAGGAGGTCAAAGTGCAATATTAGTTGTGGATGAATTTCCTAATGGTTACATGACTGAGAGTCCTTCTGATATAACTATTGCTAAGAAACGCAACAATAATTCTCATACCATATTGTGCATAGCAGAAATAAATACAATACCAACTAGAATGTGGCTTCACATGATTGAAGCATTTCCAGAG CCAGTAAAAGTAGACAAATCACAAGGTGATGTTGACAAATGCAAAATTGTTAATGAAGCTTTAAAAGAAATTGCTAAGCACAGTGCTCCTGGCAGCTATATTGTAGCGAATAATCGAGCTCGTTGTTGCAATTTTGAATCATTGCAAGAATTAGAACAGTATAAGGTAATTAGTGTAGAACAACTCCAAAAGTTTGACCCACCAGGGAAAAATaaactttttaataatttag AAACGATTTGGCAATGTGGCATCGAGATTTGTGAAGAAATTCAAGAAACAACACATACTCTAGGACAGCGTATAATAGCGAAGCATTTATGGAGGCAAAGATTTGGTACGTCTCCTTCTACCGCATTTCAATATATGCTTAATCATATTGCAGAATATTATCGTTTTGTGTAA
- the LOC117156250 gene encoding uncharacterized protein LOC117156250 isoform X1, giving the protein MKNVRVKARQCLERFGDQGGYFDVVVRPMLQQGHEGELCGWLKEMSLIRTVSTCPHPDCKGRSLAWNQARIVDKYSWSCPNCTRKQSIRENSFFVGVKCDLKMCLQLILGWCQMIPSELTANYLEIKKHVVKKVYERCDEVSENYVASHPEDWVLGGQSAILVVDEFPNGYMTESPSDITIAKKRNNNSHTILCIAEINTIPTRMWLHMIEAFPEPVKVDKSQGDVDKCKIVNEALKEIAKHSAPGSYIVANNRARCCNFESLQELEQYKVISVEQLQKFDPPGKNKLFNNLETIWQCGIEICEEIQETTHTLGQRIIAKHLWRQRFGTSPSTAFQYMLNHIAEYYRFV; this is encoded by the exons ATGAAGAACGTAAGAGTCAAAGCGAG acAATGTTTGGAGAGATTTGGAGATCAAGGAGGATATTTTGACGTTGTGGTTAGACCAATGTTGCAACAGGGACACGAAGGAGAATTATGCGGATGGTTAAAAGAAATGAGTTTAATTAGGACTGTTTCTACCTGTCCACATCCTGATTGTAAAGGCAGGAGTTTAGCTTGGAATCAAGCAAGAATTGTAGATAAATATAGTTGGTCGTGTCCCAATTGTACAAGGAAACAGTCTATTAGAGAAAATTCTTTTTTTGTTGGAGTCAAATGTGACCTGAAAATGTGCCTTCAACTGATATTAGGATGGTGTCAAATGATACCTAGTGAACTTACTGCCAATTATCTAG aaataaaGAAACACGTAGTTAAGAAAGTATATGAAAGATGTGATGAGGTTTCTGAAAATTATGTAGCAAGTCATCCAGAGGACTGGGTTCTAGGAGGTCAAAGTGCAATATTAGTTGTGGATGAATTTCCTAATGGTTACATGACTGAGAGTCCTTCTGATATAACTATTGCTAAGAAACGCAACAATAATTCTCATACCATATTGTGCATAGCAGAAATAAATACAATACCAACTAGAATGTGGCTTCACATGATTGAAGCATTTCCAGAG CCAGTAAAAGTAGACAAATCACAAGGTGATGTTGACAAATGCAAAATTGTTAATGAAGCTTTAAAAGAAATTGCTAAGCACAGTGCTCCTGGCAGCTATATTGTAGCGAATAATCGAGCTCGTTGTTGCAATTTTGAATCATTGCAAGAATTAGAACAGTATAAGGTAATTAGTGTAGAACAACTCCAAAAGTTTGACCCACCAGGGAAAAATaaactttttaataatttag AAACGATTTGGCAATGTGGCATCGAGATTTGTGAAGAAATTCAAGAAACAACACATACTCTAGGACAGCGTATAATAGCGAAGCATTTATGGAGGCAAAGATTTGGTACGTCTCCTTCTACCGCATTTCAATATATGCTTAATCATATTGCAGAATATTATCGTTTTGTGTAA
- the LOC117156240 gene encoding retinol dehydrogenase 13-like: protein MFAAVSKPFYIYSAGITIIGGGYILRDYLSGELYENDKKLTDKVIIVTGANTGIGKEIARDLAKREAKVIMACRDMEKCENTRRDIVVESRNKYVYCRPCDLASQKSIRDFAEQFKKEHKKLHILINNAGVMRCPKMYTQEGIELQFGVNHIGHFLLTNLLLDTLKDSAPSRIVNVSSSAHKRGKIKFDDLNNEKTYEPGEAYAQSKLANILFTKELANKLKGTGVTVNAVHPGIVRTEITRYMGIYQNFLGRLAVDTLTWLFMKTPIKGAQSVLFAALDPSLDDVTGEYFINNKVAEVSNEAKNDRVVKWLWAVSEKWAKLDSV from the exons atgtttgcGGCTGTTTCAAAacctttttatatatattcagCCGGTATAACCATCATTGGCGGAGGTTACATACTTAG AGATTATCTTAGTGGAGAATTATATGAGAATGATAAAAAATTAACTGACAAAGTAATTATTGTAACAGGAGCAAATACTGGAATTGGTAAAGAAATAGCTCGTGATTTAGCTAAACGAGAGGCTAAAGTTATAATGGCTTGTAGAGATAtggaaaaatgtgaaaat ACACGCCGTGACATAGTAGTAGAAAGTAGGAATAAATATGTTTATTGTAGACCATGTGATCTAGCATCTCAAAAAAGTATTAGGGATTTTGCAGAGCAATTTAAGAAAG AACACAAGAAGCTTCATATTCTTATAAATAATGCAGGAGTAATGAGATGTCCTAAGATGTATACCCAAGAAGGAATTGAATTGCAATTTGGTGTGAATCATATAGGACACTTTTTACTAACAAATTTATTGTTAGACACTTTAAAAGATTCTGCACCATCAAGGATTGTAAATGTTTCAAGTAGTGCACACAAGCGTGGCAAAATTAAATTCGACGATTTGAATAATGAGAAAACCTATGAGCCTGGCGAAGCATATGCACAGAGCAAATTAGCTAATATTCTATTTACAAAGGAATTGGCAAATAAATTGAAAG GAACTGGTGTTACAGTGAATGCTGTCCATCCTGGTATAGTACGAAcagaaataacgcgatatatgGGAATTTATCAAAACTTTTTAGGTAGATTGGCTGTAGATACACTTACATGGTTATTTATGAAAACACCTATAAAGGGAGCGCAATCTGTTTTATTTGCTGCATTAGATCCGTCTTTGGATGATGTAACTGGAGAATATTTCAT taataataaagtagCAGAAGTTTCGAATGAAGCAAAAAATGATAGAGTTGTAAAATGGCTGTGGGCAGTCAGTGAAAAATGGGCTAAATTGGATTCTGTATAA
- the LOC117156243 gene encoding regulator of microtubule dynamics protein 1-like, which produces MSLRRALFVIRDIKVLQRTLIHRRFQSSRKSSNQYMLTTKLCTISSFTAMGIWGLTKKRGDNEAIITTKEVLIAKADALYEQEQYQEIHDLLINYKDSGDIEIIWRLCRAMYKLSKIVSEVDGKKLIYEAYDLILEALEIKEDNWAAHKWASILLNSKTLYEGVKAQIKESYNIKKHMLRAMELNPKEPTLMYMLGTWCYQVADLTWYQRKIASVIFGEPPSSSFEEALKYFETAEEIDPNFYSQNLLMLGKTYLKLNQKELATKYLKMALDYPAKNEDDRDAKQEAQKLLKKF; this is translated from the exons ATGTCGTTACGGAGAGCGTTATTCGTTATCAGAGATATAAAAGTATTACAAAGAACGCTTATTCATAGAAGATTTCAATCCTCACGAAAG AGCAGCAATCAGTACATGTtaacaacaaaattatgtaccatatcgtcgttcactgctatgggtatttggggtcttacaaaaaagagaggtgacaacgaagcaatcataactacaaaagaggttctaatagcaaaagccgatgcattatacgagcaagaacaataccaggaaatacatgaccttctaataaattataaa gatagcggtgatattgaaattatatggcgtttgtgtagagcaatgtataaattgtctaaaattgtgagtgaagtggatggaaagaaattaatttacgaagcttatgatttaatacttgaagcacttgagataaaagaggataattgggctgcacacaaatgggcatcgattcttcttaattctaagactctttatgaaggagtaaaagcacaaataaaagagtcatataatattaagaaacatatgctg agagcaatggaactaaatccaaaagaaccaacacttatgtacatgcttggtacttggtgctatcaagttgctgatttaacatggtatcaaagaaaaattgcatctgtaatatttggagaaccgccatcttcatcattcgaggaagctctaaaatattttgaaactgcagaggaaattgatcccaatttctatagtcaaaatttattaatgttgggaaaaacctacttaaaattaaatcagaaagagctagctacgaaatatttaaaaatggcccttgattatcctgcaaagaacgaagatgatcgagatgctaaacaggaagcgcagaagttgttaaagaaattttaa
- the LOC117156254 gene encoding retinol dehydrogenase 13-like, whose product MTDVILTAKLEIPHVVCARVCVSSSIFCYCLIRSNTINYIKYKTRRDIVVESRNKYVYCRPCDLASQKSIRDFAEQFKKEHKKRKLHILINNAGVMRCPKMYTQEGIELQFGVNHIGHFLLTNLLLDTLKDSAPSRIVNVSSSAHKRGKITFDDLNNEKTYEPGEAYAQNKLANILFTKELANKLKGTGVTVNAVHPGIVRTEITRYMGIYQNFLGRLAVDTLY is encoded by the exons ATGACAGATGTAATTCTGACAGCAAAATTAGAAATTCCAC ATGttgtgtgcgcgcgtgtgtgtgtgtcttcATCTATTTTCTGTTACTGTCTGATACGATCAAATACgatcaattatataaaatataaa ACACGCCGTGACATAGTAGTAGAAAGTAGGAATAAATATGTTTATTGTAGACCATGTGATCTAGCATCTCAAAAAAGTATTAGGGATTTTGCAGAGCAATTTAAGAAAG AACACAAGAAAAGAAAGCTTCACATTCTTATAAATAATGCAGGAGTAATGAGATGTCCTAAGATGTATACCCAAGAAGGAATTGAATTGCAATTTGGTGTGAATCATATAGGACACTTTTTACTAACAAATTTATTGTTAGACACTTTAAAAGATTCTGCACCATCAAGGATTGTAAATGTTTCAAGTAGTGCACACAAGCGTGGCAAAATTACATTCGACGATTTGAATAATGAGAAAACCTATGAGCCTGGCGAAGCATATGCACAGAACAAATTAGCTAATATTCTATTTACAAAGGAATTGGCAAATAAATTGAAAG GAACTGGTGTTACAGTGAATGCCGTCCATCCTGGTATAGTACGAAcagaaataacgcgatatatgGGAATTTATCAAAACTTTTTAGGTAGATTGGCTGTAGatactctttattaa